The following are from one region of the Rhodopirellula sp. P2 genome:
- a CDS encoding ABC transporter permease subunit/CPBP intramembrane protease, with the protein MSESSQQKRERAAKANRPRLETIGLIYAREMRDQLRDRRTLFTIIVLPILLYPIVGMLLLQIAQFTQQHPISVCVIGMEHVQAATTGDVPPLLVEKEAADTDTPEKALPQYQFADAVSEDVRNVNVTTFRTSELERTGDLSERSEAWVRDGIYDCVICFETPLSETNPTQPNQQGTIGLFYNVASDQSLVARERMASILNHWRGTWVRNRLSSAGMELSVLDPFQVRDVDIAPERTREAAFWSKLLPFIMLIWAMTGAFYPAIDLVAGEKERGTLETLLCSPTLRSEIVWGKLGAVMSFSMMTAILNACSMLVTSTFVFNQIAIGPAGGSMGTPPLIPMLWLFVALIPLSALFSALALAVAAMARSSKEGQYYLMPLMMLTLPLVLLPMLPGTTLSLGTSLIPVTGMFLLVRTLVEGHMVEALTYVPTVALVTGICLWLAVQWARRQFESESVLFGDGDQWELGAWFRHLWRDRQLAATPTVAFGCGAVVLVGLFFGKLAVTEMPTTFAGIATLVLIPQLGLILAPTLLMSVMLTTSLRTSLRLNLPNWRTWPVIGVLCVMLHPLYIQLAGWISAMYPLSDQAVEAMLPFTQQIASAPWTSVILLMAFVPAICEELTYRGFIFGGLIRGGHPLRAVLVTALMFGISHGVLQQSISATFMGLLLGWIALRTGSVLPGIAIHFCNNALSVSLQRVTELDLPILNELIQNTANGPAYHPYWTACCFIVSAACLAGIYRITQAADSINSNDALADRVSLGSNGTDPALKRLSPATQ; encoded by the coding sequence ATGAGCGAATCATCTCAACAAAAACGCGAGCGGGCCGCCAAAGCCAATCGACCGCGACTGGAAACCATCGGCTTGATCTACGCACGCGAAATGCGAGATCAATTGCGAGACCGGCGCACGCTCTTCACGATCATCGTTCTGCCAATTTTGCTGTACCCCATCGTCGGAATGCTGCTGCTGCAGATCGCGCAGTTCACTCAACAACATCCGATCTCCGTTTGCGTGATCGGGATGGAACATGTCCAAGCCGCAACGACTGGCGACGTCCCTCCGCTGCTGGTTGAGAAAGAAGCCGCAGACACTGACACGCCCGAGAAAGCACTGCCACAGTACCAGTTTGCCGATGCGGTCTCCGAAGACGTTCGCAACGTCAACGTGACGACTTTTCGAACCAGCGAACTGGAACGCACCGGAGATCTGAGCGAGCGGAGTGAAGCCTGGGTTCGCGACGGCATCTACGACTGCGTGATCTGCTTTGAAACACCCCTGTCAGAAACCAACCCCACGCAGCCCAACCAACAGGGCACCATCGGGCTGTTCTACAACGTTGCCTCGGACCAGTCTCTGGTCGCGAGAGAACGCATGGCCTCGATTTTGAATCACTGGCGTGGAACCTGGGTTCGCAACCGATTGTCCTCGGCAGGGATGGAGCTTTCGGTCTTGGATCCGTTCCAAGTCCGTGACGTCGACATCGCTCCCGAGCGAACTCGCGAAGCCGCGTTTTGGAGCAAGCTTCTGCCGTTCATCATGCTGATCTGGGCGATGACCGGCGCGTTCTATCCCGCGATCGATTTGGTCGCTGGTGAGAAAGAACGTGGAACGCTGGAAACGTTGCTCTGCAGTCCCACGCTTCGAAGTGAAATTGTTTGGGGCAAGCTCGGCGCCGTGATGTCATTCAGCATGATGACTGCAATCCTCAACGCCTGCTCGATGCTGGTCACCAGCACGTTCGTGTTCAATCAAATCGCAATTGGTCCCGCGGGCGGCTCCATGGGAACGCCGCCTTTGATCCCGATGCTGTGGTTGTTCGTGGCCCTGATCCCGCTGTCAGCCTTGTTCAGCGCATTGGCTCTCGCGGTCGCCGCCATGGCCCGCAGTAGCAAGGAAGGCCAGTACTACCTGATGCCGTTGATGATGCTGACGCTGCCACTGGTCTTGCTACCGATGTTGCCAGGCACGACGCTCAGCTTGGGCACCAGCTTGATTCCTGTCACCGGAATGTTCTTGCTTGTCAGAACCCTGGTCGAGGGACACATGGTCGAAGCCTTGACGTACGTTCCGACCGTTGCACTTGTCACGGGCATTTGCCTGTGGTTGGCCGTTCAATGGGCCCGCCGTCAGTTCGAATCCGAATCCGTTTTGTTTGGTGATGGCGATCAGTGGGAACTCGGGGCTTGGTTCCGACACCTTTGGCGTGACCGCCAATTGGCAGCCACCCCCACCGTCGCATTTGGATGCGGAGCCGTGGTGCTCGTCGGACTCTTCTTTGGCAAACTTGCCGTGACCGAGATGCCAACGACGTTTGCGGGCATCGCGACCCTGGTCCTGATCCCCCAACTTGGATTGATCTTGGCTCCGACGCTGTTGATGTCGGTCATGCTGACCACGTCCCTGCGTACCAGCCTGCGACTGAATCTTCCAAACTGGCGAACGTGGCCAGTCATCGGCGTGCTCTGCGTCATGCTTCATCCGCTATACATTCAATTGGCTGGATGGATCAGTGCGATGTACCCCCTCAGTGACCAAGCGGTCGAGGCAATGCTGCCGTTCACCCAGCAAATCGCCTCGGCCCCGTGGACCTCAGTGATCCTGCTGATGGCTTTTGTCCCAGCGATCTGCGAAGAACTCACGTACCGTGGATTCATCTTTGGCGGCCTGATCCGCGGCGGCCACCCATTGCGAGCCGTCTTGGTCACCGCGTTGATGTTTGGCATCTCGCATGGCGTGCTTCAACAATCGATTTCGGCAACGTTCATGGGACTGCTGCTCGGCTGGATCGCACTTCGCACCGGAAGCGTGTTGCCAGGCATCGCGATTCACTTCTGCAACAATGCCCTGTCGGTGTCGCTGCAACGTGTCACGGAGTTGGACTTACCGATCTTGAATGAACTGATCCAGAACACAGCCAATGGACCGGCGTACCACCCTTATTGGACGGCATGCTGCTTCATCGTTTCCGCCGCTTGCTTGGCTGGTATCTACCGAATCACACAAGCCGCGGATTCCATCAACAGCAATGATGCGTTGGCTGACCGAGTGAGCCTGGGCAGCAACGGCACCGACCCAGCCTTGAAGCGACTTTCACCGGCCACGCAATGA
- a CDS encoding ATP-binding cassette domain-containing protein, with translation MIHVQHLTKAYEDLRRGRFLAVDHISFCVKPGEIFGLLGPNGAGKTTVLRILSTVLRPSSGIATINGYDVSHEPTEVRRRIGFVSNNTAIYDRMTAWEMVGYFGRLHGMQRDELNDRLEKLFSQLRMNEFRDVPGSKMSTGMQQKVSIARALVHDPPVLVFDEATLGLDVLVARNLLEVIRELREAGKCLIFSTHIMSEVERLCDRIAIMHRGRILDSGTLGELVDRHEEENFEELFFSLLSEHETAEADEQHRASKNDHDSDQLLATTEAAQ, from the coding sequence ATGATTCATGTCCAACACCTGACGAAGGCCTACGAAGACCTTCGCCGGGGACGTTTCTTGGCCGTTGACCACATTTCATTTTGTGTCAAACCGGGAGAAATCTTTGGACTGCTCGGCCCCAATGGCGCCGGAAAAACCACGGTTCTGCGGATCCTCTCGACCGTGCTGCGCCCCAGCTCTGGGATCGCCACGATCAATGGCTACGACGTGTCACATGAGCCGACGGAAGTCCGTCGCCGCATCGGTTTCGTCAGCAACAACACCGCCATTTACGACCGCATGACCGCCTGGGAGATGGTCGGTTACTTCGGCCGCCTGCATGGCATGCAACGCGACGAACTCAACGATCGGCTTGAAAAACTGTTCAGCCAACTTCGGATGAACGAGTTCCGCGATGTTCCGGGCAGCAAGATGTCCACCGGCATGCAGCAAAAAGTTTCGATCGCTCGAGCCTTGGTGCACGACCCGCCGGTGCTCGTGTTTGACGAAGCAACGCTTGGACTGGACGTGCTGGTCGCTCGCAACCTGCTGGAAGTCATTCGCGAATTACGAGAGGCGGGCAAGTGCCTGATCTTTTCCACTCACATCATGAGCGAGGTGGAACGGTTGTGCGACCGAATCGCGATCATGCATCGGGGACGCATTTTGGACTCGGGCACCTTGGGGGAACTGGTTGACCGCCACGAAGAAGAGAACTTTGAAGAACTCTTCTTCTCGCTGCTCAGCGAACACGAAACCGCGGAAGCCGACGAACAACATCGAGCGTCCAAAAACGACCACGACAGTGACCAATTGCTCGCTACCACGGAGGCAGCTCAATGA
- the tilS gene encoding tRNA lysidine(34) synthetase TilS, translating to MHSPPPDEPSHFNATAHWRSLQDAIRRSWPNRHGRSSDVATLVGCSGGADSVALIRLLAELWAEDSAAIHTREPNRARVTAPLIVAHCNHGLRGEESDADEAFVRELCQQLQLPCLTHSVCVPNETDASPPANDEGTLRQIRRKFFQQTAQQHGCRYVALAHSADDQAETMLHHFIRGTGPLGLAGIAETSDLDTDLVVRRPLLQVRRETLRAGLREIGQTWREDASNQLTHYTRNWLRHDVLPLIEDRYPTAIEAMHRAARLQRETNEMLRRLADQWLETYSGFADDQWIIHTRRLANSTQAKVPSDEVATTHDWTTERPIIVTASQLAWDRLGWPRGAMTMEHWQRLAQLATAATTTFPATDTSMHRGPFPGGITLRLQPDCLVLRRQ from the coding sequence GTGCATTCACCCCCTCCCGATGAACCCTCCCATTTCAACGCGACCGCCCACTGGCGGTCCTTGCAGGATGCGATTCGCCGTTCGTGGCCCAACCGGCACGGCCGATCCTCCGACGTCGCAACCCTGGTCGGATGCAGCGGCGGTGCGGACAGCGTCGCGCTGATTCGACTGCTCGCGGAATTGTGGGCGGAGGACTCCGCTGCCATCCACACCAGGGAACCAAACCGGGCTCGCGTCACCGCCCCGCTGATCGTCGCTCATTGCAACCACGGCCTTCGTGGCGAAGAATCCGATGCCGACGAAGCTTTCGTCCGTGAACTCTGCCAGCAATTGCAATTGCCCTGCCTGACGCATTCCGTTTGTGTGCCGAACGAAACCGACGCTTCCCCCCCGGCCAACGACGAGGGCACCTTGCGTCAAATCCGACGCAAATTCTTCCAACAAACAGCACAGCAACATGGCTGCCGGTATGTGGCGTTGGCTCATTCCGCCGACGATCAAGCCGAAACGATGCTGCACCATTTCATCCGCGGCACGGGACCACTGGGGTTGGCCGGCATCGCCGAAACATCGGACCTGGACACGGACCTGGTGGTGCGGCGTCCGCTCCTCCAAGTCCGTCGCGAAACGTTGCGAGCAGGGCTTCGTGAAATCGGACAAACCTGGCGGGAAGACGCCAGCAACCAACTCACTCACTACACCCGCAACTGGCTTCGGCATGATGTGCTGCCGCTGATCGAGGACCGATACCCGACTGCGATCGAGGCAATGCATCGCGCCGCTCGACTGCAACGCGAGACCAATGAAATGCTACGCCGCTTGGCTGACCAGTGGCTGGAAACGTACTCGGGGTTCGCAGACGACCAGTGGATCATTCACACACGGCGACTGGCGAATTCCACCCAGGCCAAGGTGCCGAGCGATGAAGTGGCGACCACTCACGACTGGACGACGGAACGCCCGATCATCGTGACTGCTAGCCAACTGGCGTGGGACCGACTGGGCTGGCCGCGCGGCGCCATGACGATGGAACATTGGCAACGATTGGCCCAGCTTGCCACGGCAGCGACCACGACATTCCCAGCGACTGACACAAGCATGCATCGTGGCCCCTTTCCAGGTGGGATCACCCTTCGTCTCCAACCGGATTGTCTGGTGCTGAGACGCCAATGA
- the rny gene encoding ribonuclease Y, with amino-acid sequence MNPQLSSTILYCLLCFFLGIAAVLAFFQRQNVKRRERLEAEAEAVLETARREAETRGNQIIVDARENALVIKANADREVAAMRETEQIRDRKLDAREDQLASGQESLRKAQRGLESSQTRLAAQMRNLTEQRAELDRLVQESQRALEKVSGMTEEQAAEKLMQSLRQDLEHEIGSTVLKHQRELGRRVDAQAREMLLTAMQRYASVHTADTTTSTVGVPTDDMKGRIIGREGRNIRAFEKATGVDLIIDDTPGVVVVSGFDPVRREVARMSLEKLIADGRIHPSKIEETVEQAGKEIQSFILQKGQEAASEVNVSGLHDRVIEMLGRLHFRTSYSQNVLRHSVEVAFLAGMMAEMIGLDGDLARRCGLLHDIGKAADHELEGGHPKIGADLLRRSKENEEVVHAAKGHHDEIVTEFPYTMLVATADACSASRPGARRESLERYVKRMEELESIAQRFDGVQQAYAISAGRELRVMVGSQQVSDERAAAICRDIASTFEKELTYPGEIKVTVVREARFTNTAK; translated from the coding sequence ATGAATCCGCAACTCTCCTCCACCATTCTTTATTGCCTCCTCTGCTTTTTCCTCGGTATTGCTGCCGTGCTGGCTTTTTTCCAGCGTCAGAATGTCAAACGCCGCGAACGGCTTGAGGCCGAAGCCGAAGCGGTTCTTGAAACCGCTCGCCGAGAAGCTGAAACACGAGGCAATCAAATCATCGTCGACGCTCGCGAAAACGCATTGGTCATCAAGGCCAATGCCGATCGCGAAGTGGCTGCGATGCGCGAAACGGAACAAATCCGCGACCGCAAACTGGATGCTCGCGAAGACCAGTTGGCATCCGGTCAAGAGTCCTTGCGCAAAGCCCAGCGTGGTTTGGAAAGCAGCCAAACGCGTCTCGCCGCGCAAATGCGAAATCTGACCGAGCAACGCGCCGAACTGGATCGCTTGGTGCAAGAAAGCCAGCGGGCACTCGAGAAGGTCAGCGGCATGACAGAAGAGCAAGCCGCTGAGAAATTGATGCAGTCGCTGCGGCAAGACCTCGAACACGAAATCGGCTCGACGGTGTTGAAGCATCAGCGTGAGTTGGGCCGACGCGTCGACGCCCAGGCACGCGAAATGTTATTGACCGCGATGCAGCGTTACGCGTCAGTGCACACCGCCGACACAACGACCAGCACCGTTGGGGTCCCGACCGATGACATGAAGGGCCGGATCATCGGCCGCGAAGGTCGCAACATTCGCGCGTTTGAAAAAGCCACGGGAGTGGATCTGATCATCGATGACACCCCTGGTGTGGTGGTGGTCAGTGGCTTTGATCCGGTCCGCCGTGAGGTGGCGCGGATGTCGCTGGAGAAACTGATCGCGGACGGCCGAATTCATCCGTCGAAGATTGAGGAAACGGTCGAACAGGCTGGCAAAGAGATCCAGTCGTTCATCTTGCAAAAGGGGCAGGAGGCTGCCAGCGAAGTCAACGTGTCGGGGTTGCATGATCGCGTGATCGAAATGCTGGGGCGGCTGCACTTCCGAACCTCCTACAGCCAGAACGTGTTGCGGCACAGCGTCGAAGTGGCATTTCTGGCCGGCATGATGGCTGAAATGATTGGCTTGGATGGCGATTTGGCACGTCGTTGTGGATTGCTGCACGACATCGGCAAGGCCGCCGATCATGAACTCGAAGGCGGTCACCCCAAGATCGGTGCCGACCTGCTGCGTCGCAGCAAAGAGAACGAGGAAGTCGTGCATGCCGCCAAGGGCCACCACGATGAAATCGTGACGGAGTTCCCTTACACGATGCTGGTGGCGACCGCGGATGCCTGCAGTGCGTCACGGCCCGGTGCCCGTCGCGAATCGCTGGAACGTTACGTCAAACGCATGGAAGAGCTGGAATCGATCGCTCAACGATTCGACGGTGTGCAACAGGCCTATGCCATCTCGGCTGGTCGTGAGTTGCGAGTGATGGTGGGCAGCCAGCAAGTCAGCGACGAACGAGCCGCCGCAATCTGCCGCGACATCGCCTCCACGTTTGAAAAGGAACTGACCTACCCCGGTGAAATCAAAGTCACCGTGGTCCGCGAAGCTCGTTTCACCAACACCGCGAAGTAG
- a CDS encoding GntP family permease, translating into MMPWENGSAMKRLAACLGLFSLAIFAGDVFAADAAVDVGLQATESISMTPIWMVLAGIVSVLAMIIGLKLNAFLALIISALFVSLLVGFQTDADAGTRMNAVVSAFGSSAGGVGIVIAMAAIIGKCMLDSGSADRIVRTAVGVTGEKKASLGLMISGFILAVPVFFDTVFYLLVPLARSLHKRTQSHYLRYLMAIATGGAITHTLVPPTPGPLLVSAILGVDIGMMMAVGAAVAIPSAILGLIFSVIVDKKMPVPMRPLGANEDKHEPLAEAQLPSLWSSMLPVVLPVALIGAGTLATTLADKEDRAAIAAADIESFELLSEKFVNASEMSPAGRLLGSSQLTEEQRQTLKTPPTTPEQESLFVAAMNDGLLDPDFYDADAFDDVEIPEVSSKLMAADQLRMKPVDRRRMNRALLDSAYPELLAPHRWDTSMRKTANALGLWSNPNFALLLAALSAILTFKIVRQLSWREVGVDVEESLMSGGVIILITAAGGAFGAMLSATNIADTIQQFFEGREAAGLAILLLAWSISAVLKVAQGSSTVAMIIGAGMMAAILGEQQPPFHLVYVATAVGSGSLMGSWMNDSGFWVFTKMGGLTEGESLRSWTPLLATLSIGGLVTTIILSQIVPMAS; encoded by the coding sequence ATGATGCCTTGGGAAAATGGGTCGGCGATGAAACGCTTGGCCGCTTGTTTGGGTCTGTTCTCGCTCGCGATTTTTGCCGGCGATGTTTTTGCCGCGGACGCCGCCGTGGACGTGGGCCTGCAGGCGACTGAATCGATCTCAATGACACCCATTTGGATGGTTTTGGCCGGCATCGTCAGCGTGCTGGCGATGATCATCGGGTTGAAACTCAATGCCTTCCTGGCTTTGATCATCTCGGCATTGTTCGTCAGCCTGTTGGTGGGCTTTCAAACCGATGCCGACGCGGGCACTCGGATGAACGCCGTTGTCTCCGCCTTCGGAAGCTCCGCAGGCGGGGTGGGCATCGTCATCGCGATGGCCGCGATCATCGGCAAATGCATGTTGGACAGCGGGTCTGCGGACCGCATCGTCCGCACCGCGGTCGGAGTCACCGGAGAAAAAAAGGCCTCCCTGGGCCTGATGATCAGCGGTTTCATCCTGGCGGTGCCGGTGTTCTTTGACACCGTCTTTTACCTCCTCGTTCCGCTGGCCCGCAGCCTTCACAAACGAACCCAATCCCATTACCTGCGGTACTTGATGGCCATCGCCACGGGCGGCGCGATCACGCACACCCTGGTGCCACCGACCCCCGGCCCCTTGCTGGTCTCCGCGATCTTGGGCGTGGACATTGGCATGATGATGGCAGTCGGGGCCGCGGTCGCCATTCCCTCCGCGATCCTGGGCCTCATTTTCTCGGTCATCGTCGATAAGAAGATGCCGGTTCCGATGCGTCCGCTGGGCGCCAACGAAGACAAACACGAACCCTTGGCCGAAGCACAACTGCCGTCGCTGTGGTCCTCGATGCTGCCCGTGGTCCTGCCAGTGGCATTGATCGGGGCCGGAACCCTGGCGACCACGTTGGCCGACAAAGAAGATCGTGCCGCCATCGCCGCGGCCGATATCGAGAGCTTCGAACTGCTGAGCGAAAAATTCGTGAACGCCAGCGAAATGTCACCCGCCGGACGATTGCTCGGCAGTTCCCAACTGACCGAAGAACAACGTCAAACGCTGAAGACACCGCCCACCACCCCCGAACAAGAATCCTTGTTTGTGGCCGCGATGAACGACGGGCTGCTCGACCCAGACTTTTACGACGCAGATGCGTTTGACGACGTCGAGATCCCAGAGGTCAGCAGCAAACTCATGGCCGCCGATCAACTTCGAATGAAGCCGGTCGACCGTCGGCGTATGAACCGTGCCCTGCTGGACTCGGCCTACCCTGAATTGCTGGCCCCCCATCGCTGGGACACTTCCATGCGAAAAACAGCCAATGCACTGGGCCTGTGGAGCAACCCGAACTTTGCGCTGTTGCTGGCCGCCCTGTCCGCCATCCTGACCTTCAAGATTGTCCGTCAATTGTCATGGCGAGAAGTCGGCGTGGACGTGGAAGAATCGCTGATGAGCGGCGGCGTCATTATCCTGATCACCGCCGCCGGGGGTGCCTTCGGAGCGATGCTCAGCGCGACCAACATCGCTGACACGATCCAACAGTTCTTCGAAGGCCGTGAAGCCGCAGGACTGGCGATTCTCTTGCTGGCTTGGTCGATTTCGGCGGTCTTGAAAGTGGCTCAAGGCAGCAGCACCGTCGCCATGATCATCGGTGCCGGAATGATGGCGGCGATCCTGGGCGAACAACAGCCTCCGTTCCACTTGGTCTACGTTGCGACCGCCGTGGGCAGCGGATCGCTGATGGGCAGCTGGATGAACGACAGCGGATTCTGGGTGTTCACCAAGATGGGCGGACTGACCGAGGGCGAATCCCTGCGGAGCTGGACGCCGCTCTTGGCCACACTGTCGATCGGCGGCTTGGTCACCACGATCATCCTCAGCCAAATCGTGCCAATGGCCAGCTGA
- a CDS encoding class II fumarate hydratase, producing the protein MTDFRTERDSMGEVRVPQNAYYGAQTQRAVENFPVSGWQLPPSMIAAMGRVKLACGIANRDLGKLTGSGKNPLSDGQVKSMLAAAQEVADGKLADQFPVDVFQTGSGTSSNMNANEVLSNRAIEIDGGDRMAEEKSIHPNDHINMGQSTNDTFPTAIHVAAAYEIENRLLPALRRMHESLTEKAQAWDKIIKIGRTHLMDATPLRLGQEFGGFARQVELSIARAEAARDAVLELPVGGTAVGSGINTHPEFGARVAASLSEQTGIAFIEAVNHFEGNANRDGLVDSHGGLKCIAQTMLGLANNIRWLGSGPRCGFYEVKLPTRQPGSSIMPGKVNPVMCESLMQVAARVIGNDTSMTVSGGCGGNFQLNIMMPVMAHTILESIELLAGGVTAFIDFCLDGMEPNEEACEAAVEQSLSMCTSLNPLIGYEQAAALAKEAFKSGQTIRELCQEKGILADDVLSEALDPWKMTEPQA; encoded by the coding sequence ATGACCGATTTTCGAACCGAACGCGACTCGATGGGCGAAGTCCGCGTGCCGCAAAACGCTTACTACGGTGCCCAGACTCAACGTGCGGTCGAGAACTTTCCGGTCAGCGGATGGCAGCTCCCGCCATCGATGATCGCGGCGATGGGACGTGTCAAGTTGGCGTGTGGGATCGCGAACCGTGATCTCGGAAAGCTGACCGGTTCTGGCAAGAACCCACTCAGCGATGGGCAAGTCAAATCGATGTTGGCAGCGGCTCAAGAAGTCGCTGATGGAAAGCTGGCCGATCAATTTCCCGTGGATGTGTTCCAAACGGGCAGCGGCACCAGCAGCAACATGAACGCCAACGAAGTGCTGTCCAATCGCGCGATCGAAATCGATGGCGGCGACCGGATGGCCGAGGAAAAGTCGATCCACCCCAACGATCACATCAACATGGGGCAATCGACCAACGACACCTTCCCGACTGCAATTCACGTTGCCGCGGCTTATGAAATTGAAAATCGCTTGCTGCCCGCGTTGCGACGCATGCACGAGTCGCTGACCGAGAAAGCCCAGGCCTGGGACAAGATCATCAAGATCGGACGCACGCACCTGATGGACGCGACCCCCCTGCGGTTGGGGCAAGAGTTCGGTGGCTTTGCACGCCAAGTCGAATTGTCGATCGCCCGCGCCGAAGCGGCTCGCGACGCCGTTTTGGAATTGCCGGTTGGTGGCACCGCGGTTGGCAGCGGAATCAACACACACCCTGAGTTTGGTGCTCGCGTCGCGGCCAGTTTGTCAGAGCAAACCGGCATCGCTTTCATCGAGGCGGTCAATCACTTTGAAGGCAACGCCAACCGCGACGGGTTGGTGGATTCGCACGGTGGGCTGAAATGCATCGCTCAGACAATGCTCGGGTTGGCAAACAACATTCGTTGGTTGGGCAGTGGGCCTCGTTGTGGTTTTTATGAAGTCAAGTTGCCGACTCGCCAACCTGGTAGCTCGATCATGCCGGGGAAGGTCAACCCGGTGATGTGCGAGTCGTTGATGCAAGTCGCCGCTCGCGTGATTGGCAACGACACTTCCATGACGGTCAGTGGCGGATGTGGCGGCAACTTCCAGCTCAACATCATGATGCCGGTCATGGCTCACACCATTTTGGAATCCATCGAGTTGTTGGCTGGCGGAGTCACCGCGTTCATCGATTTCTGCTTGGACGGTATGGAACCCAATGAAGAAGCCTGCGAAGCGGCGGTGGAGCAGAGTCTGTCCATGTGCACCAGCTTGAACCCCTTGATCGGCTACGAGCAAGCCGCCGCGCTAGCCAAGGAAGCGTTCAAGTCCGGCCAAACGATTCGCGAACTGTGCCAAGAAAAGGGAATCTTGGCCGACGACGTTCTGAGCGAAGCGTTGGATCCGTGGAAGATGACCGAACCACAAGCGTAG
- a CDS encoding 4Fe-4S dicluster domain-containing protein, translated as MISAVKPTTCTLVVSKGQSRNPAKRGLESAIAQAAGQLDGVEVIMVPHLYDLPKGGESLELLQKIEGDLIVCSWIFSRAAHWVLDRNGIGGATGEVELGADEDDEEELSLPDPESSDSAADEQEPVDRVTDLYPRPDRTIHCLDLKVSESVDDFIGEIKRILNIADEADRSLPIVGGKIVEVDETTSRRWYPVIDFSRCTNCMECIDFCLFGVYGVDGVENILVEQPDNCRKGCPACSRVCPENAIIFPQHKAPAIAGAVTEGDEGFKIDLSQLFGAPTDKSDPIATAARERDEQLLLTGREAVGIDDNLKKRQAALNEKPKDNLDRLIDSLDELDL; from the coding sequence ATGATCTCAGCCGTCAAACCCACCACGTGCACGCTGGTTGTTTCCAAGGGACAATCTCGCAATCCGGCCAAACGAGGCCTGGAATCGGCGATCGCACAGGCCGCGGGCCAGCTCGACGGCGTCGAAGTCATCATGGTGCCTCATCTTTATGATTTGCCCAAGGGTGGTGAATCCCTGGAACTGCTGCAAAAAATCGAAGGCGACCTGATCGTCTGCAGCTGGATCTTCTCGCGAGCCGCCCACTGGGTCCTGGACCGCAACGGAATCGGCGGCGCCACCGGCGAAGTCGAACTGGGGGCGGACGAAGACGACGAGGAAGAATTGTCCCTCCCTGATCCTGAATCCTCCGATTCAGCAGCCGACGAACAAGAACCCGTCGACCGGGTGACCGACCTGTACCCGCGGCCCGACCGCACCATTCACTGCCTGGACCTGAAGGTCTCCGAGTCCGTGGACGATTTCATCGGCGAAATCAAACGCATCCTGAACATTGCCGACGAGGCCGATCGATCGCTGCCCATCGTCGGCGGCAAGATTGTCGAAGTCGATGAAACGACCAGTCGACGCTGGTACCCCGTCATCGACTTCAGCCGCTGCACGAACTGCATGGAATGCATCGACTTCTGCTTGTTCGGCGTCTACGGCGTCGATGGAGTCGAAAACATCCTGGTGGAGCAACCTGACAACTGCCGCAAAGGTTGCCCGGCTTGCAGTCGCGTGTGTCCCGAAAACGCGATCATTTTCCCTCAGCACAAAGCCCCCGCGATCGCCGGTGCCGTGACCGAAGGCGACGAAGGTTTCAAAATCGACTTGTCGCAGTTGTTCGGTGCTCCCACCGACAAGAGCGACCCGATCGCGACCGCCGCCCGAGAACGCGATGAGCAACTGCTGCTCACCGGACGGGAAGCGGTTGGAATCGACGACAACCTGAAAAAACGACAAGCTGCCTTGAACGAAAAGCCCAAGGACAACCTGGATCGCTTGATTGATTCGCTGGACGAACTGGATTTGTAG